From Peromyscus eremicus chromosome 3, PerEre_H2_v1, whole genome shotgun sequence, one genomic window encodes:
- the Kbtbd2 gene encoding kelch repeat and BTB domain-containing protein 2, protein MSTQEERQINTEYAVSLLEQLKLFYEQQLFTDIVLIVEGTEFPCHKMVLATCSSYFRAMFMSGLSESKQTHVHLRNVDAAALQMIITYAYTGNLAVNDSTVEQLYETACFLQVEDVLQRCREYLIKKINAENCVRLLSFADLFSCEELKQSAKRMVEHKFTAVYHQEAFMQLSHDLLVDILSSDNLNVEKEETVREAAMLWLEYNTESRSQYLSSVLSQIRIDALSEVTQRAWFQGLPPNDKSVVVQGLYKSMPKFFKPRLGMTKEEMMIFIEASSENPCSLYSSVCYSPQAEKVYKLCSPPADLHKVGTVVTPDNDIYIAGGQVPLKNTKSNHSKTSKLQTAFRTVNCFYWFDAQQNTWFPKTPMLFVRVKPSLVCCEGYIYAIGGDSVGGELNRRTVERYDTEKDEWTMVSPLPCAWQWSAAVVVHDCIYVMTLNLMYCYFPRSDSWVEMAMRQTSRSFASAAAFGDKIFYIGGLHIATNSGIRLPSGTVDGSSVTVEIYDVNKNEWKMAANIPAKRYSDPCVRAVVISNSLCVFMRETHLNERAKYVTYQYDLELDRWSLRQHISERVLWDLGRDFRCTVGKLYPSCLEESPWKPPTYLFSPDGTEEFELDGEMVALPPV, encoded by the exons GGCCATGTTCATGAGTGGACTAAGTGAAAGCAAGCAGACACATGTACACCTGAGGAACGTGGATGCTGCTGCCTTGCAGATGATAATAACTTATGCATACACGGGGAACTTGGCTGTCAATGACAGCACTGTAGAGCAGCTCTATGAAACAGCTTGCTTCCTACAG GTAGAAGATGTGTTACAGCGTTGTCgagaatatttaattaaaaaaattaatgcagaGAACTGTGTTCGGTTGCTGAGTTTTGCTGATCTCTTCAGTTGTGAAGAATTAaagcaaagtgctaaaagaaTGGTGGAGCACAAGTTCACCGCTGTGTACCACCAGGAAGCATTCATGCAACTGTCCCACGATCTACTGGTTGACATTCTCAGTAGTGACAATTTAAatgtagaaaaggaagaaacagtTCGAGAAGCTGCAATGCTGTGGCTAGAGTATAACACAGAGTCACGATCCCAGTATTTGTCTTCGGTTCTTAGCCAAATCAGAATTGATGCACTTTCAGAAGTCACACAGAGAGCTTGGTTCCAAGGTCTCCCACCCAACGATAAGTCTGTTGTGGTTCAAGGGCTTTATAAGTCCATGCCCAAGTTTTTCAAACCAAGGCTTGGGATGACAAAGGAGGAGATGATGATTTTCATTGAAGCATCATCAGAAAACCCTTGTAGTCTTTACTCTTCTGTCTGTTATAGCCCCCAGGCAGAAAAAGTTTACAAGTTATGTAGCCCGCCAGCCGATTTGCATAAGGTTGGGACAGTTGTAACCCCTGATAATGATATTTACATAGCAGGGGGCCAAGTGCCCctgaaaaacacaaaatcaaatcaCAGTAAGACAAGCAAACTGCAGACCGCCTTCAGAACTGTGAATTGCTTTTACTGGTTTGATGCACAACAAAATACCTGGTTTCCAAAGACGCCAATGCTCTTCGTCCGTGTGAAGCCATCTTTGGTTTGCTGTGAAGGCTACATCTATGCAATTGGAGGAGACAGTGTTGGTGGAGAACTTAAtcggaggactgtagagagataCGACACTGAGAAGGATGAGTGGACAATGGTGAGCCCTCTACCTTGTGCTTGGCAGTGGAGTGCAGCCGTTGTGGTTCATGACTGCATTTATGTGATGACATTAAACCTCATGTACTGTTACTTTCCGAGATCTGACTCGTGGGTAGAAATGGCCATGAGGCAGACTAGCAGATCTTTTGCTTCAGCTGCAGCTTTTGGCGATAAAATTTTCTATATTGGAGGGTTGCATATTGCTACCAATTCTGGCATCAGACTTCCCTCTGGCACTGTAGATGGGTCTTCAGTAACTGTGGAAATTTATGAtgtgaataaaaatgaatggaaaatggcAGCCAACATCCCCGCTAAAAGGTACTCTGATCCCTGTGTTAGAGCTGTTGTGATCTCAAATTCTCTTTGTGTGTTTATGCGAGAAACCCACTTAAATGAACGCGCTAAATACGTCACCTACCAGTATGATTTGGAACTTGACCGGTGGTCTCTGCGGCAGCACATATCTGAACGTGTACTGTGGGACCTGGGGAGAGACTTTCGATGCACTGTGGGGAAACTTTATCCATCTTGTCTTGAAGAATCTCCATGGAAGCCACCAACTTACCTTTTCTCACCAGATGGAACAGAGGAGTTTGAACTGGATGGAGAAATGGTTGCACTTCCCCCTGTATAG